One region of Skermanella mucosa genomic DNA includes:
- the addB gene encoding double-strand break repair protein AddB codes for MAQVFTIPSGVPFVDALATGILARVEAGGGPLALAGYTVLLPTRRACRTLREAFLRLSGGAPQLLPRMSPLGDIDADELSLAIEEIPGLAGALDLPPALTSLRRQLLLAQAILRKDGKTITADQAARLAADLARLLDQVQTEGVPFDRLEGLVPEEYAQHWQVTLEFLKILTHVWPTILELEGAIDAAERRNLVLKAQAEAWRANPPPGPVIAAGSTGTIPATAELLAVVATMPNGCVVLPGLDTDMDETSWDAAASDDGHPQHGMASLLRKLDLPRDRVEPWDCPLTPGNPARTRLLSETMRPAATTEAWRALDGIDETALRDITRIDCPTSQEEAAVIALMMRQTLEIPDRTAALVTPDRNLARRVATALERWNIAVDDSGGRPLADTAVGTYLRLTAACAVERADPLPLLAVLKHPLAGGGLNPLWFRTQARDLERAVLRGPRPAPGFRGLLAALDEAENNRFDRGGDTRSELVQYVEHLHAMAAPFFDAMAAPDPQPPAEWLTLHVAFAERLAASDDLSGPDRLWRHEDGEAAAGFVNELRQAAGDFPPISASQYPAFLEALMAAHVVRPRYGRHPRLSILGLLEARLQHADVMILGGLNEGTWPPDATSDPWLSRPMRKAFGLPVPERQVGVAAHDFVQAAGGARVVLSRAERVDGTPTVPSRWLLRLDTVLRGLDLNGIVDMESEQWLSWVDQLDRPDAVLPLPAPEPRPPLSARPRSLSVTEIETWMRDPYAIYARRILKLEALEPIAADPGASERGQFIHQALDAFTKAYPGALPNAAVEKLTEFGRDAFGKLLSQPEVWAFWWPRFERVAAWFVQFETERRRTVRPLTTEVKGKLELEGPAGPFTLRAKADRIDKLPDGGLAIIDYKTGTPPSNLEVALGFAPQLPLEAVMAAAGGFETVDAAPVGDLAFWKLSGGDPAGAEIPVKGDLALLAEQARAGLLDLIRTFDDPATPYRSRPRPAWAPRYTDYGHLARVQEWSAGGGEPVE; via the coding sequence ATGGCGCAAGTCTTCACCATCCCCTCGGGCGTGCCGTTCGTCGATGCCCTGGCGACCGGCATCCTCGCCCGCGTGGAAGCCGGCGGCGGTCCGCTGGCGCTCGCCGGCTACACCGTGCTGCTGCCGACCCGGCGCGCCTGCCGGACCCTGCGCGAAGCCTTCCTCCGCCTGTCCGGCGGCGCGCCCCAGCTCCTGCCGCGCATGAGCCCGCTCGGCGACATCGACGCGGACGAGCTGAGCCTCGCGATCGAGGAGATCCCCGGCCTCGCCGGCGCGCTCGACCTGCCTCCCGCCCTGACCAGCCTGCGCCGCCAGCTCCTCCTGGCCCAGGCCATCCTCAGGAAGGACGGCAAGACCATCACCGCCGACCAGGCGGCCCGGCTCGCCGCCGACCTCGCCCGGCTGCTCGACCAGGTGCAGACCGAGGGCGTGCCGTTCGACCGCCTCGAAGGGCTGGTGCCGGAGGAATACGCCCAGCACTGGCAGGTCACGCTGGAATTCCTGAAGATCCTGACCCATGTCTGGCCGACCATCCTGGAGCTGGAAGGCGCCATCGACGCCGCCGAGCGGCGCAACCTCGTCCTCAAGGCCCAGGCCGAGGCGTGGCGGGCCAACCCGCCCCCCGGCCCGGTGATCGCCGCCGGCTCCACCGGCACCATCCCGGCGACCGCCGAGCTTCTGGCCGTCGTCGCGACCATGCCCAACGGCTGCGTCGTCCTTCCCGGCCTCGACACCGACATGGACGAGACGAGCTGGGACGCGGCGGCCTCCGACGACGGCCACCCCCAGCACGGCATGGCCAGCCTGCTCCGGAAGCTCGACCTGCCGCGCGACCGGGTCGAGCCTTGGGACTGTCCGCTGACCCCCGGCAACCCGGCGCGCACCCGCCTGCTCAGCGAGACGATGCGCCCCGCCGCGACGACCGAGGCCTGGCGGGCGCTCGACGGCATCGACGAAACGGCGCTCCGGGACATCACCCGGATCGACTGCCCGACCTCCCAGGAGGAAGCCGCCGTCATCGCCCTGATGATGCGCCAGACGCTGGAAATCCCCGACCGAACCGCCGCCCTGGTGACGCCCGACCGCAACCTCGCCCGCCGGGTCGCCACCGCGCTGGAGCGCTGGAACATCGCGGTGGACGATTCCGGCGGCCGGCCGCTGGCCGACACCGCCGTCGGCACCTACCTGCGCCTGACCGCCGCCTGCGCGGTCGAGCGGGCCGACCCGCTGCCGCTCCTGGCCGTGCTCAAGCACCCGCTGGCGGGCGGCGGGCTCAACCCGCTGTGGTTCCGCACCCAGGCCCGCGACCTGGAACGCGCCGTCCTGCGCGGCCCCCGCCCGGCGCCCGGCTTCCGCGGCCTCCTTGCCGCCCTGGACGAGGCCGAGAACAACCGCTTCGACCGTGGCGGCGACACTCGGAGCGAGCTGGTCCAGTATGTCGAGCACCTGCACGCCATGGCCGCCCCCTTCTTCGACGCCATGGCGGCGCCCGACCCGCAGCCCCCGGCCGAGTGGCTGACCCTGCACGTCGCCTTCGCCGAACGGCTGGCCGCCAGCGACGACCTCTCAGGCCCCGACCGGCTGTGGCGGCACGAGGACGGCGAGGCGGCGGCCGGCTTCGTCAACGAGCTGCGCCAGGCGGCCGGCGACTTCCCGCCGATCTCGGCCTCCCAGTACCCGGCCTTCCTGGAAGCCCTGATGGCGGCCCACGTGGTCCGCCCCCGCTACGGCCGGCACCCGCGCCTCAGCATCCTGGGCCTGCTCGAAGCCCGGCTCCAGCACGCCGACGTGATGATCCTCGGCGGCCTCAACGAGGGCACCTGGCCGCCCGACGCCACCTCCGACCCCTGGCTGTCGCGGCCGATGCGCAAGGCCTTCGGCCTGCCGGTGCCGGAGCGCCAGGTCGGCGTCGCCGCCCATGATTTCGTCCAGGCCGCGGGCGGCGCCCGGGTCGTCCTGTCCCGCGCCGAACGGGTGGACGGCACGCCGACCGTGCCGTCGCGCTGGCTGCTGCGGCTCGACACCGTGCTGCGCGGCCTCGACCTGAACGGCATCGTCGATATGGAGTCGGAGCAGTGGCTGTCCTGGGTGGACCAGCTCGACCGGCCCGACGCCGTCCTCCCGCTGCCGGCGCCCGAGCCGCGCCCGCCGCTCTCCGCCCGCCCGCGCAGCCTGTCGGTCACCGAGATCGAGACCTGGATGCGCGATCCCTACGCGATCTACGCCCGCCGCATCCTGAAGCTGGAGGCGCTGGAGCCGATCGCCGCCGATCCTGGGGCATCCGAGCGCGGCCAGTTCATCCACCAGGCGCTGGACGCCTTCACCAAGGCCTATCCCGGCGCCTTGCCCAACGCCGCCGTGGAGAAGCTGACCGAGTTCGGCCGCGACGCCTTCGGCAAGCTGCTGAGCCAGCCCGAGGTCTGGGCTTTCTGGTGGCCGCGTTTCGAACGGGTCGCCGCCTGGTTCGTCCAGTTCGAGACGGAGCGCCGCCGCACGGTCCGCCCCCTGACGACCGAGGTGAAGGGCAAGCTGGAGCTGGAAGGCCCCGCCGGCCCCTTCACCTTGCGCGCCAAGGCCGACCGCATCGACAAGCTGCCCGACGGCGGCCTCGCCATCATCGACTACAAGACCGGCACGCCCCCATCGAACCTGGAGGTCGCCCTGGGCTTCGCGCCGCAGCTGCCGCTGGAAGCCGTCATGGCGGCGGCCGGCGGGTTCGAGACGGTGGACGCCGCCCCCGTCGGCGACCTCGCCTTCTGGAAGCTGTCGGGCGGCGACCCGGCCGGCGCCGAGATCCCCGTCAAGGGCGACCTCGCCCTGCTGGCCGAACAGGCCCGCGCCGGCCTGCTCGACCTGATCCGCACCTTCGACGATCCGGCGACCCCTTACCGCTCGCGCCCCCGGCCCGCCTGGGCGCCCCGCTACACCGACTACGGCCACCTGGCCCGCGTCCAGGAATGGTCCGCCGGCGGCGGCGAACCCGTGGAGTGA
- the tsaE gene encoding tRNA (adenosine(37)-N6)-threonylcarbamoyltransferase complex ATPase subunit type 1 TsaE produces MTAPRQQAITVNLRDEAATADLARRVGTLLRAGDMVALRGDLGAGKTAFARALIQSLGDPDDEVPSPTFTLVQTYDTPAAPVWHFDLYRLGGPDEVIELGWDEVRAGGIALVEWPDRLGSLLPPERLDIALSFGPVETARSAALTGHGGWADRLKGLEQP; encoded by the coding sequence ATGACCGCACCGCGCCAGCAGGCCATCACCGTCAACCTCCGGGACGAAGCCGCCACCGCGGACCTCGCGCGCCGCGTCGGAACCCTGCTCCGCGCCGGCGACATGGTGGCGCTCCGCGGCGACCTGGGCGCCGGCAAGACCGCCTTCGCCCGGGCGCTGATCCAGTCCCTGGGCGACCCCGACGACGAGGTGCCGAGCCCGACCTTCACCCTGGTCCAGACCTACGACACGCCGGCCGCCCCCGTCTGGCATTTCGACCTCTACCGCCTGGGCGGCCCCGACGAGGTGATCGAGCTGGGCTGGGACGAGGTCCGGGCCGGCGGCATCGCCCTGGTCGAGTGGCCCGACCGCCTGGGATCGCTGCTGCCGCCGGAACGCCTCGACATCGCCCTGTCCTTCGGCCCCGTCGAGACCGCGCGCAGCGCCGCCCTGACCGGCCACGGCGGCTGGGCCGACCGCCTCAAGGGCCTGGAACAGCCGTGA
- a CDS encoding nucleotidyltransferase family protein, whose amino-acid sequence MTTLTHAMVLAAGLGLRMRPLTLERPKPLISVVGKPLLDHALDRIAAAGIGTAVVNTHYKGEMIADHLADRTSPRIILSPEADLLETGGGIRQALPLLGADPFLSVNADILWLDGPTPAIDRLTRAWNPETMDALLLLHPAVAAVGYEGKGDFHMDPLGRLTRRRSGEIAPFVFAGVQILKPELFADVPSGAFSTNLVWDRLLESERLYGMRHDGLWFHVGTPESIAEVDERLEVRPAHSES is encoded by the coding sequence ATGACGACCCTGACCCACGCCATGGTGCTGGCCGCCGGGCTCGGCCTGCGCATGCGGCCGCTGACCCTGGAACGGCCCAAGCCGCTGATCTCCGTGGTGGGGAAGCCCCTGCTCGACCACGCGCTGGACCGCATCGCCGCCGCCGGTATCGGGACCGCCGTCGTGAACACCCACTACAAGGGCGAGATGATCGCGGACCACCTGGCGGACCGCACGTCCCCCCGCATCATCCTGTCGCCCGAGGCGGACCTGCTGGAGACCGGCGGCGGCATCCGGCAGGCGCTGCCGCTGCTCGGCGCCGACCCGTTCCTGTCGGTCAATGCCGACATCCTGTGGCTGGACGGCCCGACTCCCGCGATCGACCGCCTGACCCGCGCCTGGAACCCGGAGACCATGGACGCCCTGCTGCTGCTCCACCCCGCCGTGGCCGCCGTCGGCTACGAGGGCAAGGGAGACTTCCACATGGACCCCTTGGGCCGCCTGACCCGTCGCCGCAGCGGCGAGATCGCCCCCTTCGTCTTCGCCGGCGTCCAGATCCTCAAGCCGGAACTGTTCGCCGACGTGCCCTCGGGCGCCTTCTCGACCAACCTGGTCTGGGACCGGCTGCTGGAAAGCGAGCGGCTCTACGGGATGCGCCACGACGGCCTGTGGTTCCACGTCGGCACCCCGGAAAGCATCGCCGAGGTGGACGAGCGCCTGGAAGTCCGGCCGGCCCACAGCGAGTCCTGA
- a CDS encoding aminoglycoside phosphotransferase family protein: MTPSREDAIAGFLAAHGWGDAGRTPLAGDASARRYVRLHRGTDSVLLMDSPNPAEDVIPFVAISGLLRGLGLSAPGIVAEQPDAGLLLIEDFGDATFTRLMDRGADPADLYRLAVDAIIELHRRFDPAQASAVALPRYDAALFIEQVMLLADVYIPAALGRAATAEERADLERAWWSAVPDAVGFGTSLMHRDYHVDNLMRLDGRPGAYACGLLDFQNAGLGPTSYDLVSLLEDARRDVPAALAAAMLDHYLDAFPDLDRAAFRRSYAVLGAVRHTRIVAVFARLHLRDGRSDYLRHLPRVWRLLEAKLRHPALAPVRDWFDRTLPPPVRAPLFNPPTDIPSTDISKAPE; the protein is encoded by the coding sequence GTGACCCCTTCCCGCGAAGACGCCATCGCCGGCTTCCTGGCCGCGCACGGCTGGGGCGATGCCGGCCGCACGCCCCTGGCCGGCGACGCCTCGGCCCGCCGTTACGTCCGCCTCCACCGCGGGACCGACAGCGTCCTGCTGATGGACTCGCCCAACCCGGCGGAGGACGTGATCCCCTTCGTCGCGATCTCCGGCCTGCTGCGCGGCCTCGGCCTCTCGGCTCCCGGCATCGTCGCCGAACAGCCGGACGCCGGCCTGCTGCTGATCGAGGATTTCGGCGACGCGACCTTCACCCGCCTGATGGACCGGGGCGCCGACCCGGCGGACCTCTACCGCCTGGCGGTGGATGCGATCATCGAGTTGCACCGGCGCTTCGACCCCGCCCAAGCGTCCGCCGTCGCCCTGCCCCGTTACGACGCCGCCCTGTTCATCGAGCAGGTGATGCTGCTGGCCGACGTCTATATCCCGGCCGCCCTGGGCCGCGCCGCCACCGCCGAGGAGCGCGCCGACCTGGAGCGGGCCTGGTGGTCCGCCGTCCCCGACGCGGTAGGATTCGGCACGTCGCTGATGCACCGCGACTACCATGTGGACAACCTGATGCGGCTCGACGGCCGCCCCGGCGCATACGCCTGCGGGCTGCTGGACTTCCAGAACGCCGGCCTGGGACCGACCAGCTACGACCTCGTGTCGTTGCTGGAGGATGCCCGGCGCGACGTCCCGGCCGCCCTGGCAGCCGCCATGCTGGACCATTACCTGGACGCCTTCCCCGACCTCGACCGCGCCGCCTTCCGGCGCTCCTACGCCGTGCTGGGCGCCGTCCGGCACACCCGGATCGTGGCGGTCTTCGCCCGGCTGCATCTCCGCGACGGCCGCTCCGATTACCTGCGCCACCTGCCCCGCGTCTGGCGCCTTCTGGAAGCCAAGCTCCGGCACCCCGCCCTGGCGCCCGTGCGCGACTGGTTCGACCGCACCCTGCCGCCCCCTGTCCGGGCTCCCCTTTTCAACCCGCCCACCGACATTCCGTCCACCGACATTTCGAAAGCACCCGAATAA
- the addA gene encoding double-strand break repair helicase AddA encodes MNVVELPSRPMDPNVKQRLASDPECSVWVGASAGTGKTKVLTDRVLRLMLAGTQPARILCLTFTKAAAAEMSIRINNTLAQWATLTDARLEDRLADLTGARPDADMRTRARRLFAQVVDCPGGMKIQTIHAFCQSLLRRFPLEADLAPQFDVMDERTADELLAAARDTVLARSRFEPDSDLGKALARLTNEIQQDDFGDILKSIAMERGRIRRIIDRHGGLDATIAEVFAYLKVPPGADEAAILQRACRDDILDVPSLRDACRALSGGSGTDQERGIAVQSWLDAAEDRVDRFRDYVKHFLTNEGAPRKTLLTKKPATANPAALAALVAEAERLCEVLDRVKSAGVANSTAALLVLAEALIETYARLKEDRSRLDYDDLILAAQHLLTRPGVAPWVLFKLDGGLDHILIDEAQDTNPEQWQVVAALAEEFFANAAGSDRVRTLFAVGDEKQSIYSFQRADPAEFTRMRSHFQERVRIAAGRWEKIDLEISFRSTAAVLDAVDAVFSLQTARDGVAFETATTIRHVAFRRGHAGLVELWPPVAPREQEAPAPWEPPLTRQRTDSPPARLAAVIADTIRDWLARGEDLPARGRAIRPGDVMVLVRRRTGFVEELVRALKEREVPVAGVDRMVLTQQLSIMDLMALAGFLLLPEDDLTLATVLKSPLIGLTEEQLFDIAHGRRGHLWEALRKRAEADLLFRPARDYLRALQNETDFIRPFELFARVLNAPCPADPVSGRRAILKRLGPDAQDPLDEFLTACLAFERSHPPSLQAFLHWLDASEAEIKRELEQGGDRVRIMTVHGSKGLQAPIVFLPDSMGVPRQSPRILWPDSADGVPLFAPRRALEDGMCAQARAAADQKRDQEYRRLLYVALTRAEDRLYICGWQGKSDPAEACWYRLAEEAMRGIGEPRAFDFTAISPQDGWSGEGWRLRGPQTVPAKDDHRDDDLALDAAPLPQWARATAPEEPTPSRPLTPSRPEEAEPAVRSPLGNDDGARFLRGTLIHRLLQTLPDLDPALREAACRRFLARPAHNLTAEGQELITAETLAVLSDPTFAPLFGPGSRAEVPVVGLVSSRALSGQIDRLLVTDREVWIVDYKTNRPPPLVESQVSPVYLRQMAAYRAAIAAIYPDRPVRCVLLWTDGPRLMELSEALLDAHAP; translated from the coding sequence ATGAACGTCGTCGAACTCCCCTCCCGCCCGATGGACCCCAACGTCAAGCAGCGGCTGGCGTCCGATCCGGAATGCTCGGTCTGGGTCGGCGCGTCCGCCGGCACCGGCAAGACCAAGGTGCTGACCGACCGCGTGCTGCGGCTGATGCTGGCCGGCACCCAGCCGGCCCGCATCCTGTGCCTGACCTTCACCAAGGCCGCCGCCGCGGAGATGTCGATCCGCATCAACAACACGCTGGCCCAGTGGGCGACCCTGACCGACGCCCGGCTGGAGGACCGCCTGGCCGACCTGACCGGCGCCCGGCCCGACGCCGACATGCGCACCCGCGCCCGCCGGCTGTTCGCCCAGGTGGTGGACTGCCCCGGCGGCATGAAGATCCAGACGATCCACGCCTTCTGCCAGTCGCTGCTGCGCCGCTTCCCCCTGGAAGCCGACCTGGCGCCCCAGTTCGACGTGATGGACGAGCGCACCGCCGACGAGCTGCTGGCCGCCGCCCGCGACACCGTCCTGGCGCGCTCCCGGTTCGAGCCTGACAGCGACCTCGGCAAGGCCCTGGCCCGCCTGACCAACGAGATCCAGCAGGACGATTTCGGCGACATCCTGAAATCCATCGCGATGGAGCGCGGACGCATCCGCCGCATCATCGACCGCCACGGCGGGCTGGACGCCACCATCGCCGAGGTCTTCGCCTACCTCAAGGTCCCCCCCGGCGCCGACGAGGCGGCGATCCTGCAACGGGCCTGCCGCGACGACATCCTCGACGTGCCGAGCCTGCGCGATGCCTGCCGCGCCCTGTCCGGCGGCAGCGGCACCGACCAGGAGCGCGGCATCGCGGTCCAATCCTGGCTGGACGCCGCGGAGGACCGCGTCGATCGCTTCCGCGACTACGTCAAGCATTTCCTCACCAACGAGGGCGCCCCCCGCAAGACCCTGCTGACCAAGAAGCCCGCCACCGCCAACCCCGCCGCCCTGGCCGCCCTCGTGGCCGAGGCGGAGCGGCTGTGCGAGGTGCTGGACCGGGTCAAGTCGGCCGGAGTCGCCAACTCCACCGCCGCCCTGCTGGTGCTCGCCGAAGCCCTGATCGAGACCTACGCCCGCCTCAAGGAGGATCGCTCCCGGCTCGACTACGACGACCTGATCCTGGCGGCCCAGCACCTGCTGACCCGGCCCGGCGTGGCGCCGTGGGTGCTGTTCAAGCTGGACGGCGGCCTCGACCATATCCTGATCGACGAGGCCCAGGACACCAACCCGGAGCAGTGGCAGGTGGTCGCCGCCCTGGCGGAGGAGTTCTTCGCCAACGCCGCCGGATCGGACCGCGTCCGCACCCTGTTCGCCGTGGGCGACGAGAAGCAGTCGATCTACAGCTTCCAGCGCGCCGACCCGGCCGAGTTCACCCGCATGCGCTCCCATTTCCAGGAGCGGGTGCGGATCGCCGCGGGCCGCTGGGAGAAGATCGACCTGGAAATCTCCTTCCGCTCGACCGCCGCCGTGCTGGACGCGGTGGACGCCGTCTTCTCGCTCCAGACCGCCCGCGACGGCGTGGCCTTCGAGACGGCGACCACGATCCGCCACGTCGCCTTCCGGCGCGGCCATGCCGGACTGGTCGAGCTGTGGCCGCCCGTGGCCCCGCGCGAGCAGGAGGCGCCGGCCCCATGGGAGCCGCCGCTGACCCGGCAGCGCACCGACAGCCCGCCCGCCCGCCTGGCCGCCGTGATCGCCGACACGATCCGCGACTGGCTGGCCCGGGGCGAGGACCTGCCGGCGCGCGGCCGGGCGATCCGGCCCGGCGACGTGATGGTTCTGGTCCGCCGCCGCACCGGCTTCGTGGAGGAGCTGGTGCGCGCCCTGAAGGAGCGCGAGGTGCCGGTCGCCGGCGTGGACCGCATGGTGCTGACCCAGCAGCTCAGCATCATGGACCTGATGGCGCTCGCCGGCTTCCTGCTTCTTCCGGAAGACGACCTGACGCTCGCCACCGTCCTGAAGAGCCCCCTGATCGGCCTGACCGAGGAACAGCTCTTCGACATCGCCCACGGCCGGCGCGGCCACCTGTGGGAGGCCTTGCGCAAGCGCGCCGAGGCCGACCTGCTGTTCCGCCCGGCCCGCGACTATCTGCGCGCCCTCCAGAACGAGACCGACTTCATCCGACCGTTCGAGCTGTTCGCCCGCGTGCTCAACGCGCCCTGCCCGGCCGACCCGGTCAGCGGCCGGCGCGCCATCCTGAAGCGGCTGGGACCCGACGCCCAGGACCCGCTGGACGAGTTCCTGACCGCCTGCCTGGCGTTCGAGCGTAGCCACCCGCCCTCGCTCCAGGCATTCCTGCACTGGCTCGACGCCAGCGAGGCGGAGATCAAGCGCGAGCTGGAACAGGGCGGCGACCGCGTCCGCATCATGACGGTCCACGGCTCCAAGGGCTTGCAGGCGCCCATCGTCTTCCTGCCCGACAGCATGGGCGTGCCAAGGCAGAGCCCCCGCATCCTGTGGCCGGACAGCGCCGACGGCGTGCCCCTGTTCGCCCCCCGCCGGGCGCTGGAGGACGGCATGTGCGCCCAGGCCCGCGCCGCCGCCGACCAGAAGCGCGACCAGGAGTACCGCCGCCTGCTCTACGTCGCCCTGACCCGGGCCGAGGACCGGCTGTATATCTGCGGCTGGCAGGGCAAGAGCGACCCGGCCGAGGCCTGCTGGTACCGGCTGGCCGAAGAGGCGATGCGCGGGATCGGCGAGCCCCGCGCCTTCGACTTCACCGCGATCTCCCCCCAGGACGGCTGGTCCGGCGAGGGCTGGCGCCTGCGCGGCCCGCAGACCGTGCCGGCCAAGGACGACCACCGGGACGACGACCTCGCCCTGGACGCGGCCCCCCTGCCCCAGTGGGCGCGCGCCACCGCCCCGGAGGAGCCGACCCCGTCCCGCCCGCTGACCCCCTCCCGCCCGGAGGAGGCCGAACCCGCCGTCCGCTCCCCCCTGGGCAACGACGACGGCGCCCGCTTCCTGCGCGGCACCCTGATCCACCGCCTGCTCCAGACCCTGCCCGACCTGGACCCCGCCTTGCGCGAAGCCGCCTGCCGCCGCTTCCTCGCCCGCCCGGCCCACAACCTGACGGCCGAGGGACAGGAGCTGATCACGGCGGAAACCCTGGCCGTCCTGTCCGACCCCACCTTCGCCCCCCTGTTCGGCCCCGGCAGCCGGGCGGAGGTGCCGGTGGTCGGCCTCGTCTCCAGCCGCGCCCTGTCCGGCCAGATCGACCGCCTGCTGGTGACCGACAGAGAGGTCTGGATCGTGGACTACAAGACCAACCGCCCGCCGCCCCTGGTGGAATCCCAGGTCTCGCCCGTCTATCTGCGCCAGATGGCCGCCTACCGCGCCGCGATCGCCGCGATCTACCCCGACCGCCCCGTCCGCTGCGTCCTTCTGTGGACCGACGGCCCCCGCCTGATGGAACTCTCGGAAGCCCTGTTGGACGCCCACGCCCCCTGA